In Natronomonas halophila, one DNA window encodes the following:
- a CDS encoding response regulator produces the protein MDATDDPVVLVVEDEPDVAETYKLWLDLDYEVRLADSGADALEQLDEDVGVVLLDRMMPGMSGDEVLAEIRDRGYDCPVAIVSAVDPDFDIIEMGFDDYITKPPTADELRKTIDDLLERSERAEKVREYRSLLAKRAMLEEQKTEKELAQSEAYTDLQERIDDLKADLDGEQDRLLDDATFVGALREFEEDGE, from the coding sequence ATGGACGCGACGGACGACCCGGTCGTACTCGTTGTCGAGGACGAACCCGACGTCGCGGAGACGTACAAGCTCTGGCTCGACCTCGACTACGAGGTTCGACTGGCCGACTCCGGCGCGGACGCCCTCGAACAACTCGACGAGGACGTCGGCGTGGTGTTGCTCGACCGCATGATGCCCGGCATGTCCGGCGACGAGGTGCTCGCGGAGATTCGCGACCGCGGCTACGACTGTCCCGTCGCCATCGTCAGCGCCGTCGACCCCGATTTCGACATCATCGAGATGGGCTTCGACGACTACATCACGAAACCCCCGACGGCCGACGAACTGCGCAAGACCATCGACGACCTGCTCGAACGGAGCGAGCGCGCCGAGAAGGTCCGCGAGTATCGGTCGCTGCTGGCGAAACGGGCCATGCTCGAAGAGCAGAAAACCGAGAAGGAACTGGCCCAAAGCGAGGCCTACACCGACCTTCAGGAGCGCATCGACGACCTGAAGGCCGACCTGGACGGCGAGCAGGACCGCCTGCTCGATGACGCGACGTTCGTCGGCGCCCTCAGGGAGTTCGAGGAGGACGGCGAATGA
- a CDS encoding PAS domain S-box protein — MTTEAPELGGRAERTTGIGDCLRKCSVIGIGVLLAVLSVAGAFIGTSGFDTVRAAVPLVASLAIVAGGVRLHRTDLTGDDVIVVTTWTAATAVLFAVVLSTTALVVASNPLTVGAYAALFTAPLGAAGGTLAGYYDARRRQQHRVTRRTQRALETATDGIAILNDRGEYVTVNGAFAEMYGYDDPEELVGEPWERCYPPSEAARIEEEVFPELKSRNEWRGESTGQRVDDSTFPQELTLTRMEDGGSVAIVRDITESRERARRLATIIENVPIMLFVFEEDGTITLSEGKGLEALGLEPGEAVGDSMFEMYAGLPNVIDGIEQALDGNTVHRTVDLGTVVLEAWLTPVYENDEVTQVIGTAMDITEQHEQKRRIEDLHNASRRLTYATTTEGVAETTVDIAKDVLDCPLSMMWRYDEAADHLVAVGITDSSKDLLNVESVSDLDPIAEDDALGMEVFRAGETRVVENYRTVENRTFDGPFGAVLLIPLGDQGLLVVGRPEPGAIPEMDVRQAEILGLNARAALDRAERERELEQSRARFRALTENSPVGIVSIDESSTVQFASQAIEDILGYDPDELEGESLTTIIPEHLREQHREGIQRYLDTGERALDWSGIELPGRHADGHEVDIEVSFGELELDDSRLFTGIVRDISERKRQERQIRTLQQATLKLADTSVATEAESMAVDIAGDVLGRPFAVYWQYDSVSDALVPQQMTDEVRAFTAEHGMDGIPTIDDDSVEMRTFRAGETRIADDYQTRDGAVDMPLGTVVLAPVGDHGLLGFATLEGEAISETDRYLMNILAGNVEAALDRIEREAELETRSSQMEFINSILRHDVLNGMTVIGARAEILEEELDGDHGDYAETIRRWCDDITDFVERVQTVLNALSGQEGVTLEPVDVTRLLEAELDRIGQTYPDVEFETSLPEGLQVRADELLGDVLGNIVRNSIEHNETAGLRIHASAERVDGRVRVRIADNGRGIPAEQHEMVFRRGETHAKSSGSGFGLFFVDAMVDAYGGDIHIEDNDPGAAFVIDLQRADTTDDQRGKPGEAQ, encoded by the coding sequence GTGCGTTCATCGGCACGTCCGGGTTCGATACGGTGCGGGCCGCGGTGCCGCTGGTGGCATCGCTGGCCATCGTCGCCGGCGGCGTTCGACTCCACCGGACGGACCTGACCGGCGACGACGTTATCGTCGTCACCACCTGGACGGCCGCGACCGCGGTGCTTTTCGCCGTCGTCCTCTCGACGACTGCGCTCGTCGTCGCGAGCAACCCGCTCACCGTCGGCGCCTACGCCGCGCTCTTTACCGCGCCGCTCGGCGCCGCCGGCGGCACCCTCGCGGGCTACTACGATGCCCGACGACGACAGCAACACCGGGTGACACGCCGGACCCAGCGCGCGCTCGAAACCGCCACCGACGGCATCGCCATCCTGAACGACCGCGGCGAGTACGTCACGGTCAACGGGGCCTTCGCCGAGATGTACGGCTACGATGACCCCGAGGAACTGGTCGGCGAACCCTGGGAACGCTGCTATCCGCCCTCGGAGGCCGCCCGTATCGAAGAGGAGGTGTTCCCGGAACTCAAATCCCGAAACGAGTGGCGGGGCGAATCGACCGGCCAGCGTGTGGACGACAGCACCTTCCCACAGGAGTTGACGCTGACACGGATGGAGGACGGCGGCAGCGTCGCCATCGTCCGCGACATCACCGAGTCCAGAGAGCGGGCACGACGCCTCGCGACCATCATCGAGAACGTCCCCATCATGCTGTTCGTCTTCGAGGAAGACGGGACGATTACCCTCTCGGAGGGGAAGGGCCTCGAAGCCCTCGGCCTCGAACCGGGCGAAGCCGTCGGGGACTCGATGTTCGAGATGTACGCGGGCCTCCCGAACGTCATCGACGGCATCGAGCAGGCCCTCGACGGCAACACCGTCCATCGGACCGTCGACCTCGGTACCGTGGTGCTCGAAGCGTGGCTGACCCCCGTCTACGAGAACGACGAGGTGACACAGGTCATCGGCACCGCGATGGACATCACCGAACAGCACGAACAGAAACGGCGCATCGAGGACCTCCACAACGCGAGTCGTCGGCTGACCTACGCGACCACGACCGAGGGAGTCGCCGAAACGACCGTCGACATCGCCAAGGACGTCCTCGACTGCCCGCTGTCGATGATGTGGCGCTACGACGAGGCGGCCGACCACCTCGTCGCGGTCGGGATAACCGACTCCAGCAAAGACCTGTTGAACGTCGAATCGGTTTCCGACCTCGACCCGATTGCCGAGGACGACGCGCTCGGCATGGAGGTGTTCCGGGCGGGGGAAACCCGTGTCGTCGAGAACTACCGGACGGTCGAAAACCGCACTTTCGACGGGCCGTTCGGCGCCGTCCTGTTGATACCGCTCGGCGACCAGGGACTGCTGGTAGTCGGCCGCCCGGAACCGGGCGCGATACCGGAGATGGACGTTCGACAGGCCGAAATCCTCGGGCTGAACGCGCGGGCGGCGCTCGACCGGGCCGAACGCGAACGCGAACTCGAACAGTCCCGCGCGCGGTTCCGCGCACTCACGGAGAACTCGCCGGTCGGCATCGTCTCCATCGACGAATCGAGTACGGTGCAGTTCGCGAGTCAGGCCATCGAGGACATCCTCGGGTACGACCCCGACGAACTGGAAGGCGAGTCGCTGACGACGATTATTCCCGAACACCTCCGCGAACAGCACCGTGAGGGGATACAGCGCTATCTCGACACCGGCGAGCGCGCCCTCGACTGGAGCGGCATCGAACTCCCCGGACGCCACGCCGACGGCCACGAGGTCGATATCGAGGTCTCCTTCGGCGAACTCGAACTGGACGACAGCCGGCTGTTTACGGGTATCGTTCGCGACATCTCCGAGCGGAAACGGCAGGAACGGCAGATTCGCACGCTCCAGCAGGCCACCCTGAAGTTGGCCGACACCTCGGTCGCGACGGAAGCCGAGTCGATGGCCGTCGATATCGCCGGTGACGTACTGGGGCGGCCGTTCGCGGTCTACTGGCAGTACGATTCGGTCAGTGACGCGCTCGTTCCCCAACAGATGACCGACGAGGTCCGCGCGTTCACCGCCGAACACGGCATGGACGGCATCCCGACAATCGATGACGACTCCGTCGAGATGCGAACCTTCCGAGCGGGCGAGACGCGTATCGCGGACGACTATCAAACCCGCGACGGAGCCGTCGACATGCCGCTCGGAACGGTCGTGCTCGCACCGGTCGGCGACCACGGCCTGCTCGGGTTCGCGACGCTGGAAGGCGAGGCCATCTCCGAGACCGACCGCTACCTGATGAACATCCTCGCCGGCAACGTCGAGGCGGCCCTCGACCGAATCGAACGCGAAGCCGAACTGGAGACCCGCAGTTCACAGATGGAGTTCATCAACAGCATCCTCCGCCACGACGTCCTCAACGGCATGACCGTCATCGGCGCCCGCGCGGAAATCCTCGAAGAAGAACTCGACGGCGACCACGGCGACTACGCCGAGACAATCCGCCGGTGGTGTGACGACATCACGGATTTCGTCGAGCGGGTCCAGACCGTGCTGAACGCCCTCAGCGGCCAGGAAGGCGTCACGCTGGAGCCCGTCGACGTCACGCGGTTGCTGGAGGCGGAACTCGACCGCATCGGCCAGACCTATCCGGACGTCGAGTTCGAAACCTCGCTTCCCGAGGGCCTTCAGGTCCGGGCCGACGAACTGCTCGGTGACGTCCTCGGGAACATCGTTCGCAACTCCATCGAGCACAACGAAACCGCGGGGCTCCGCATCCACGCCAGCGCCGAACGCGTCGACGGACGCGTCCGGGTTCGCATCGCGGACAACGGCCGCGGTATTCCGGCCGAACAGCACGAGATGGTGTTCCGGCGCGGGGAGACCCACGCGAAATCCTCGGGGTCCGGCTTCGGCCTCTTCTTCGTCGACGCGATGGTCGACGCCTACGGCGGCGATATCCACATCGAGGACAACGACCCGGGCGCGGCCTTCGTCATCGACCTCCAGCGGGCGGACACCACGGACGACCAAAGAGGCAAACCGGGGGAAGCACAATGA